ttttctcattttcatgttttaaacttgttttatatataattttctattaaaccttgttttttcaaaaagaaaagaaaataatagaaaattaattcaataaagagtgagactttagatttacactatataggtagaatagatgtgtagaaaaattatttggctggtttagacaaggtgccaaaaaaacttgcttaaatatgaggccgtttaccccacctttggaggtcatttgagatacgcttttcatgactatgagttcaacttaccaaaagggctcggaatgatcagcaaacaaacatatttcagttgaggtactttagatagcattaaaacatcaataccccatccctaattcaaatttgatcccaaatttgaatttaaatttgaattttatttggctggtttagacaaggTACCAACAAACAAGTTCGAATAAAAATACGGGGATACATAGTGACTACTAGTACGCACCAAGTTACAAATATTATTACATGCCCCAAAGTTTCAAACTGTTCTCTATTCTACCTCTTCCTACCACGTCGTGTGCCCTTGTTCGCCTTAGTACTTCTTATTTTTTGGTTCTACTACACACACAAGTTCACTGATCATCTTGGTTTTCTTCACTGGTCTTTTCAACACCTCGCCAACACCCTCGTGATCAGTGTCTTCAGTCTCAATGTTGACAGCAGTTTCAGTTTCTTTGGTGTGTACCTCAACatgggtttcttcagtctgaacctcgacGCGCTCAGGTTCAGTTTCAACCTCGAGAGCAGTTTCTTCAGTCTAAATGTTGACTGCAATTTCAGTTTCTTCGGTGTGCACCTCCAcatcagtttcttcagtctgaatgttGACTGCAGCAGGATTTTCTTCAGTCTGCTCAGGCTTAGGAACACTTCTCTTCTTTCTACTGTCATCGACTCTTGCTTTTTTTGTTGGCCAACACTGTTCAACAATAAGGGGCTAACTTGCTCGCTTCCTCCTGGCCATTGGGAAAATGTTATAGATATAGTAATTGGAAAAAAGCACCAAATCAAAACACAGACAAATAAATAAGAACATACTTTGGCTTATCAGGAGTGTAACAGCATTTGACAGATCCCACTCTATGCCCAAGTTCTTGGCACAACTTGCATctgtttttgttacctttttgggccctttttggctttccatctttctttcccttcttactactctcacctttctcaaaccatgccttgaatctattttgtttaggcctgccagcctttcttttcgtcaagggaggacacgtggaaaattcaatgtccacttcaggccactgagactgatctgtaagtgctggaattggagtagcatatgcagctttgaatcttgctaccgaataatattcatgcaaatatgggtgcatGTTTATCTTCGGTTGGGATGCTAAGAAAAGAATGGCATGCTCACATGGTTTACCAGTGTGTTGCCACTCGAGGCAAGTGCAATCATGCAATTCAGGGTTAACAACATGTCTCCTTCCAGTTTTGTTATCTCTAACTTTAGCACCCCAAGGTGAAGATTTTTCAACAAACAAATGTGAAAGACATCTGTTCCTattgaccacctgttgtaccactgctgAAAGCTTATCACCTTGCAGACAATCACATATCCTTCTTAATTCCCACAACCGCATGAGCATAATCCTgatttggtcaaccatgtcatgcgcaggcaaatcttttaactccttcaccttgttgttgaaactctctgccaaattattgttgatgtggtcacacttgatggcagtgttgaatgctgacctgtaccataacaaagaatggtaggtgttcagccatggaccaaactcatcacatgctgccattatcttatcaagatgatatttgtgtgtttgtctagtgtaagatcttgctgctggccacatgcgcccaaattcttctcctctaaattttttgatcaaattcatccacaaatggccgaagcactccctctgctcagcatgtgggaaaacatttttcactgaattttcaagccccttacatgcatctgtgtgtatagccaaaggtgacactggccctaggcatcttttcaactggatcatgaaccatgtccatgaagcctttgtttctgactgaaacaagccaacagcaatagaaaacatccagttgtgtccatctagagcattgcatgctgccaactgaccattccacttgcctgttaaaaatgatgagtctatgctcaaatatggacggcaCCCTGCTTTGAACCCATCGATGCAAGGCTTCAAAGCCATAAAAAACTTGGAGAACTTGACTTCACCTTTGTCTgatacctctgtatctatctccacaacactgccaggtgacctcttttccacctctgctttgaagttgtaaagcatcctaaatgtattttcccaatcaccatataaatttttcattgccctttgttttgccttccacattgtggtatatttcagtttaatggggtacatcttttccaagtctactttgagtttcttggcagtagtgtttggtgttttggctaaaattggggtgatcttctctgcaacccaaagttgtgatgtcatggttgatactctctgtgaacttgtagtacaagtatgttgattggggatttggttaaccctgacagtactttcatcaggttgcagtctagcagatatgtaccacttgcaaggcttcacactaccatcaaatcctctgcacctcgcataaaacttctttctatcagtccaaacagtcttggcatcaaactcatgtttcactgcataagtcttgaaacacatcctaaactccttcatgcttgggaacaacttgcctacttcaaagacagggttttctttgtcatacacatgcaccagctcatcatcatgtgcatcatctacttcatctGCAGCTTGTTCCATCAACTGTCCATCTACTTCTTCATCAGCATTAGCAGGCAAACTAGATTCGCCCCTCTCCTGCTTATCTCTGTCATCGACTGGAATGCCAAAAAGTTTGGCCATCTTAATGTCAGGcattggtgcaatgaccaaatcagtaggctcatctaattcaactacattccaatcaacagatgctgcagtttcagtttcagttccagtcacctgtccctcttcggctattactgtaagctcagtacacatgggaatcaatggcctctgtgtagcccaatcatcatctaccatctgCGCAGCCAATTGTGATGGCACATATCCAACGTTCGAAAAAAATGTTCAGATCAATGAGCTCAGTAAAAAAATTAGCCCGTTTGCTTGTCCAGCCGTTTTGCCGATCGATTTCTTCAACAATCTGTTCACCATCTTCTATTCTCACATACTCTCCTTTCCAATCATCAAACCGCAACAGTGATACTTCTTTCTCTGGACCCCAAACAATATTCTCCCCAATTTTTTCCACCAATTTCTTCACTGCCGTCTCTCCCATGTTCTGTAGAACTTGTGGATCAATCTCTGTAAACTCAACCTCCCATTTAACAATTGTGTCTCTCTCAATGTTCTGTATGCTATCATCAACTAATTTTGCCTTTGATGGAAAGAAATTGACTGTCAATTCGAAGGTCCGAGCGGCAGCATCCCCTCTGTCAGTGGCGGACAGTGTGAGCCCGTGAGAAAGAGCAGACGAGGCCCTAATTGCATGCAAAATTGGATCGGAGAGAGGCGCATTACCTATTCGAAGTTGAATCTGGCGGCTCCATCTCAGTACGCCCACGGGCTCCCCTCACAACCTATCGATTCAACAAGCGAAAATAGAGGAAACGAGCTGAGATCTACAAGCCCGAGAGAGGGACGGGAGGGCGACTAGGGTTCGAATTCACCCACCATTTTCTGAGGACGAAGGCTCCGCCGCCGTTGAGAATGAGGGCTCCGCCGCCACCACCGAGAACacaagatccgccgccgccggagaagaaggggggagggggcagagtggCAGGCCCGACACGGTCGGGCGGCAGGGCACGGTCAGCTGTTTTGAGGAACAATTAAGTTGGGCCCACATGTCCTAACATAAACGGGCGGGCTTGGTTGACGACCAATTTAACCACATTTAACACACCATGTGGCCCTGGGCTATTTACACGCTCAAATGTGTCCCATCATAGCCATTCATTCCAACAACGTCACACTCCTTCCAATTCGCATCAAAAACGTCGCACATGAGCTATTGGCCCCGGGAGATGAGGACGAGTTGCGGCGTCCGCGAAGACTTGTATTACTATGGTGCCAAAGACCAGCATATATACATATACAAAAGAATGTCACAAGGCTAGAATACAAAAGGCCAAAGGCCACATAAATATAACTGAATATAACTCTAACAATATGTTTGCGTGTGAACACGTCAGGCTAGCGAAGAGGCAAGACGTGATGACTGGTCAACTGAGTTGTGCAATATATGGGCTGGTGAACAGGTGAAGTACTCTAACCTATGTATTTTTACTCATCTAAAACATTGCTAAAATTCATGAAACCACGTTGTATGCATCTATTGTATCATAAATTTTGGAAATCCATACTTAATCTTTATCTCAAGGAAAAATATATTTAGCGCTCATATTGTTAATGGGCCAAAATCGCAAACCACATTAAACTAGCTACTGTTCATAGCTAGATTTGTCTTTTCTGTGTCTAGATTTGTATTTTCAATTTAGAACTATAGCATCTTGTGGCATAACTGGTATATGTAGTGTTCTAGTATTTTGGGCACTCCTAGGTCATGTTTCATGTCTGCATCCTACTATATGGTTTGATGTAAGTTGTTGTGGACCGGCGCGGCGTCATTTTTTCTACCACTAAATATTTATCAATATTTAGGTTGGATATTTATAACCACAGTGTGCTTACACAATGCAAAGATAGAAGGGCTCGAATGTCAGTTTATTGTgtgtttttcttccttttttgtgtGCGTCTGATGCATTTCCATTATGGAAtattaaattattgaaaataaatatgAAGCCCAAAGAGACATCTGTTCTAATTATACTGTATATGTTTCTACCCTCTTAATGTGTGCCTTCATGTTTTAGTACTAACTGAAGCCCAACTGGAAGATGTGGCACAAGGTAATCTAGCTAGTGCTACATCTCCTAGTGTGCAAGAAAATGTTCAGGCTGGACCCTCTACATATCTCCAGGCACTTGCTCTTTGGACTCATTACATGTCTTTTTTTTGGCACCAGTGTTCCCATGAACTTCAGAGTTCAGACATCAGAGACATCAGAATGAGGCCCAGGCAGATGTTTGTGCACCCTCTGAATGAGCGAACGACAGGCTTGgagttggaggagcaggagcagccgaCCCACCTTGCTCGATGATTCCAAAGTGCTCCAAGAGCCGCGTGATCAGCACACCGGCGACGTacgacagccccgacgagctcacGGCGATGGTCAGGTAGTACATGAGGGTCTTGAAGTATGCCCTGGGTGCTGTCTGGACATGCGCCTTTCCGAGCGCTAGCAGAGCGATGCAGGCAAGCGAAGCACCGGCGACGGCCATCATCTTGTTCTCCTTGTCATTGCTCTCGCGGAACGACAGCCCATAGACAACTGGTGGAAGCAGGCCGAACACGATGTATGAGAGCAGGGCCAGGACCATGTGGAGCCGGGCTTTCGACCGCCTTCCGAGCTGCAGCCAGTACTGGCCGATCCGCTCGTTGTCGTCGTTCACGTCTCGGATGTCTCTCAGAACGGCGATCTGTTATCGACGGGGAAATGATATTTTAGCTTTTGGTGTTTGGGGGTGAGTTTTCTGTAATGAGCAGTAAAAACAGTGTGAAAATTCAGTCGGGAGAGAAGTTTGTTACATTGTGGTAAATGACAGGAAGCCCTCCGATAAGGTTGGCTATGCCTAGGATGAATATGTCCACTGCAGGCAAGTGAAAAACATAATTTCATTAGATGTGACAATATAAATATCAGTGTCAAAATAGTGCATTCATCatgtaaatatttttatttttgCAGAGTATTCATCAGGTAAATATGTGGAAAGCGAGTTAGTAACTGACATGTTTTTGCTCCACTTGATGCTGCTGCTGAAACAACGGAGAGGCTGGTGACCGACTCCACTAAGCCTCCATACACTATGGCTTTCGGTATATCCCAGTCATCTCTCTGTTGTGGTCTAGGAGCAACCAGATTCACTTCTTCAGGGACTGATACCGCTACATGATGTGAATCTGTTGTTTGAGGAATCGGCGTAGTTGATATGTCGCCCCTCGCGACATTTGTCACATTCGGGCCATTGACCTTCACTCCTGAAGCGTGAACTGAATGGGTTGTAAAGCCATTCTCGGAGGCAGTCGTTGCAGTTCTGTGAACATCTGAACCAATAAAATTACTACTATAACGTTGCATCTATGAATAAATGTAGCTAATGCAAACTGATCATGTTTAATTAGACCTACCATCATGGCCAAGTAGGTGGTGATTTGCACCACCGTCAGGCTTTGAGGGAGGCATTTCACCGGTTATCACTTCCAGTGTGTCTGTGTGGAAGAAACCTGCGTGCCATTTTTGTTACTTTAGTCCATTACACTGACAAATTAGTCCTAAACAAGATGCAATTAATATTGAAAAGTTAAGCTTCCTGATCTATTGCATTGCTGTTTTTTCACGAGAAAAAAAGTGTAGATTGGTATATACCCCATGAAACTCTACAACCTCTTTTTTGGCATATATTTTTGTTGTTTCTATGCAAATGTAGCCATTGCAGCTTATTACCAATAAAGTACACATATGTGAATCCATAAAACAAAAGAATGTTGCACGCCACGTACCTGTAGCAGACGCGGTGTGAGATGAAGTGTTTGTAGAGGATGATGTAGCCGTTGCTTTCGTGGTTGTAGTTGTGGTGATTGTGGTGGTCTGATGCTCCGACGATGATTCGGCAGTCGAATGCTCTGGGTTAGCAACTGTGCCCTGACTATGATGAACATAGTATGTACTAGATTCAGTTGTTGTGGTTGTATCATTGGGGCTTTGCGTATCAGACAACACTGGCGTTGTCGCTGGATCTGCAACAGTTGAATTGCTCAGCTGATAAAATAAAGCATCAGTTACAGATAACTTGGTCAGAAGAACACAAGGTACATACCTGGTGCAGCTTGGTTCTCCAAAGGTGATTCGACTCTCGACTGCTCCGGCTTTACAACCGTGCCATGACTATGATGAACATATGATCTGCTAGATTCAGTTGTTGTGGTTGTATTGTTGGAGCTCTGTGTACCGGACAACAGTGGCACCGTCACTGAATCTGCGATATGTTGAATTGTTCAGTTCATGAAGAGAACAACTACTTCAGGATAATTGATAACTACACATATATTTTTCTAAGTTTGTCAGGAGAACATATATAGGTTGCAAACATACCAGCAGGATGAGGTTGGTTTGGGCAATCTTCTGGCTGGAAACAAGACAGAAGCCAACTTGTGCAATTTTCTGACCGAGGAGGCGTGTCCACTGATGCCGGAGGAGGCAGAACATCAACCTGGTCCAAATCCCTCCTCCCAAAAATACGGAATATGTTGAAACTGCATCCTGGTGACAGGAACATAAGTTAAGCCAGTCCCATTTGATCGAAATGAAATGTTTAAGCAATACAACCAAAACATAAGTGGAATACCAAGACTGCCTCTAACTAAATGTTAACGGTACCTGCCGGAATGAAGAAGGAGAAGCATGACAAACATCTGAACACGTCGGGTGACTCCTGCTCATCACTTCCAGGTAAAGTAGCAGAAGGCAGTGGCACTAGTACTTCTTCAGTGTACGGTCTCTTTGATGGTGCATGGGGGTTTGCTGGCCTTActgtccttttcctcttcttcagGATCACCCTCCGAGTTATGCATGATTTGCAGTTGGGACAGAAGAGGTCATGAGTTTCTTGCTGGTCCAAAATCTTCTCAAGGTCGTACTCTTCGACCTTCGGTTGAGCCTCGGTGACATGTTTGTCCTTGTCAACTTCAGTTGGGTACATTTGAGTCTTGTTGATTTCAAACAGGTACTCTGTCTTAGGTTCAGCACCGTTGGGGACCTGATGCGAACCATTCGAGTGTGATCCATTTTCTAACTTGCCATTGCTTGGACCATGGTTGATTTCTTGAACATTGCCATTTTCATGTGCTTCAAGCTGCTTGTCTTTTGTACTCGGAGTTTCATTCGCTTCTTCCTTTCCGTCACCAGATCGCATCGTTCCCGTGACCAGATATCTGGCACTTACCtcagtaataatatcaggaactgAAAAACAAAGGGAGATATATCAGTGCCAATTCAAACATTGTGAAGCAACTTTATATTTTATTATGCGCAACAACAACTTTGAAAAAATATGACAGAAAGGCAAAGAAACCAAGCTAGAATTGCAGGTATGCTAGATAAACTGAAGTTAATCACAGCTGTCCTAAATTTCCTCATCGCCATATTGCTCGGTCTCAGCACTAACCTTTGTTCGGTGAACCGTAAAACGATCCTTTCTTCTCAACTAACGATTCGCTATTCCGTTCGATTTGGTAGCGATAGCCTCGATGATCTATGGTACCATTTCCACAGGGACTACTCAAGCGGTACGTCCAATCGCAGTGCCGGCACTTCCACAACCCTTCAGTGAAGCAATAGAAGGCTAAGCTTTCAGTAAAGCAATAGAAAACTAGCTTTACTACTCATATTATCGAACGACCACAAAGCTAATGCTTGAGTGAAGCAATACAAAGCAAATTTTAAGAGAGAGTTAGTGTCTAATCTaaatgatactccctctgtaaaaaaatataagatcgtttaggactcttatatttctttacggaggagtCACTTCTAAAAAAGACTTTGCGGATCCGGGGAGCTTGCGAGTCGCCGTCGATATCTGCCATGGAAGGCTACATATCAGTGAATTGAGTGGTCAGCAAAAGGTTTCGAATGATTCTGAGTGAGGCCTAGATTAGATGAGAGGGATGTTGGCATATACTATCGCTTTCACTGAGATTTTGTCCTTTTTAGCATGCGTTTCGCGTGTCCTTTTTTGTCTGGTTTCTGAATAAGATCTCCAGGATACTGAATGCAATAATCACTGCATCCTATCCCACATGGTAAAACTGAGGAAGCAGAGACAGCAGCAGTAATGAAATTTCCAGACACTGCCTAGAGCTCTTACAAGACGACAAAGTTAGTTTTGCACAGCACATATGGATTGCTTTTTGGAGAACATTCCGATACAAGAATTATTGCTTTCCAGAAATGGACAAATTAAGGAATGAGAAGCAGGTGGAGCCTGAAATCACTGCAGCAGGAGTTCTCTCCTGCAGGAAAATAATGCAGCCTCCACATCCATCAAGAAAGAAATTAATTAAGCAAGAGGAATTGGACCAACCAATTAAATCCCATtcatatcttcttcttcttcacatgagaaatt
This portion of the Triticum dicoccoides isolate Atlit2015 ecotype Zavitan chromosome 7A, WEW_v2.0, whole genome shotgun sequence genome encodes:
- the LOC119332415 gene encoding membrane protein of ER body-like protein isoform X1 gives rise to the protein MMEVAVESPQPAAWDQFKEEVEIMEEENGGTAVATAAAAAAAAGELLAREIKKRLQDHAHENGNGHGHVNGGGPEELEAVPEVEHKEEEEEAPEEPKVAEEEQQRHKSIFFDAAKGLWKCRHCDWTYRLSSPCGNGTIDHRGYRYQIERNSESLVEKKGSFYGSPNKVPDIITEVSARYLVTGTMRSGDGKEEANETPSTKDKQLEAHENGNVQEINHGPSNGKLENGSHSNGSHQVPNGAEPKTEYLFEINKTQMYPTEVDKDKHVTEAQPKVEEYDLEKILDQQETHDLFCPNCKSCITRRVILKKRKRTVRPANPHAPSKRPYTEEVLVPLPSATLPGSDEQESPDVFRCLSCFSFFIPAGCSFNIFRIFGRRDLDQVDVLPPPASVDTPPRSENCTSWLLSCFQPEDCPNQPHPADSVTVPLLSGTQSSNNTTTTTESSRSYVHHSHGTVVKPEQSRVESPLENQAAPDPATTPVLSDTQSPNDTTTTTESSTYYVHHSQGTVANPEHSTAESSSEHQTTTITTTTTTKATATSSSTNTSSHTASATGFFHTDTLEVITGEMPPSKPDGGANHHLLGHDDVHRTATTASENGFTTHSVHASGVKVNGPNVTNVARGDISTTPIPQTTDSHHVAVSVPEEVNLVAPRPQQRDDWDIPKAIVYGGLVESVTSLSVVSAAASSGAKTLDIFILGIANLIGGLPVIYHNIAVLRDIRDVNDDNERIGQYWLQLGRRSKARLHMVLALLSYIVFGLLPPVVYGLSFRESNDKENKMMAVAGASLACIALLALGKAHVQTAPRAYFKTLMYYLTIAVSSSGLSYVAGVLITRLLEHFGIIEQGGSAAPAPPTPSLSFAHSEGAQTSAWASF
- the LOC119332415 gene encoding membrane protein of ER body-like protein isoform X2, translated to MMEVAVESPQPAAWDQFKEEVEIMEEENGGTAVATAAAAAAAAGELLAREIKKRLQDHAHENGNGHGHVNGGGPEELEAVPEVEHKEEEEEAPEEPKVAEEEQQRHKSIFFDAAKVPDIITEVSARYLVTGTMRSGDGKEEANETPSTKDKQLEAHENGNVQEINHGPSNGKLENGSHSNGSHQVPNGAEPKTEYLFEINKTQMYPTEVDKDKHVTEAQPKVEEYDLEKILDQQETHDLFCPNCKSCITRRVILKKRKRTVRPANPHAPSKRPYTEEVLVPLPSATLPGSDEQESPDVFRCLSCFSFFIPAGCSFNIFRIFGRRDLDQVDVLPPPASVDTPPRSENCTSWLLSCFQPEDCPNQPHPADSVTVPLLSGTQSSNNTTTTTESSRSYVHHSHGTVVKPEQSRVESPLENQAAPDPATTPVLSDTQSPNDTTTTTESSTYYVHHSQGTVANPEHSTAESSSEHQTTTITTTTTTKATATSSSTNTSSHTASATGFFHTDTLEVITGEMPPSKPDGGANHHLLGHDDVHRTATTASENGFTTHSVHASGVKVNGPNVTNVARGDISTTPIPQTTDSHHVAVSVPEEVNLVAPRPQQRDDWDIPKAIVYGGLVESVTSLSVVSAAASSGAKTLDIFILGIANLIGGLPVIYHNIAVLRDIRDVNDDNERIGQYWLQLGRRSKARLHMVLALLSYIVFGLLPPVVYGLSFRESNDKENKMMAVAGASLACIALLALGKAHVQTAPRAYFKTLMYYLTIAVSSSGLSYVAGVLITRLLEHFGIIEQGGSAAPAPPTPSLSFAHSEGAQTSAWASF